Proteins found in one Maridesulfovibrio sp. genomic segment:
- a CDS encoding Crp/Fnr family transcriptional regulator: MSRTYQNTKEIIAALQKDINLNRADLPELAELSTKVRRKNYRKGEIIFKAGDDSNNFCLVESGKVILSKQSPSGKSFTYLIATRGMTLNGITCFKSGPRLFSARVVQDSAIITIPCQDFKFWVENTPAVAMGILGTMGELLDGAYTRIIDLIDESVETRILNVLSMLSTRIGENLPLTNGDIAEMVGTSRESAARVISRLQEAGIVTKARGSISILNKEQLDETASSPFFII, from the coding sequence ATGTCCCGAACCTACCAAAATACAAAAGAAATAATCGCAGCCCTGCAAAAAGACATTAACCTGAACAGGGCTGATCTTCCCGAGCTTGCGGAACTTTCCACCAAAGTCCGGCGCAAAAATTACCGTAAAGGCGAAATAATTTTCAAAGCGGGAGATGATTCAAATAATTTCTGTCTGGTGGAAAGCGGCAAAGTGATTCTCTCCAAGCAGTCCCCTTCGGGAAAATCATTCACCTACCTTATCGCCACCCGGGGAATGACCCTGAACGGAATCACCTGTTTTAAATCCGGGCCGCGACTTTTCTCAGCCCGTGTTGTGCAGGACTCGGCAATTATCACTATCCCCTGTCAGGATTTTAAATTCTGGGTAGAAAACACTCCCGCCGTGGCCATGGGCATTCTGGGAACCATGGGCGAACTGCTCGACGGTGCATACACCCGCATAATCGACCTCATCGACGAAAGTGTGGAAACCCGCATCCTGAATGTGCTCAGTATGCTTTCAACACGCATAGGCGAGAACCTGCCGCTCACCAACGGCGACATTGCGGAAATGGTGGGCACTTCAAGGGAAAGCGCGGCCCGGGTCATATCCCGGTTGCAGGAAGCAGGCATTGTAACCAAAGCGCGGGGAAGCATAAGCATTCTCAACAAAGAACAACTCGATGAAACGGCATCCAGCCCTTTTTTTATAATCTGA
- a CDS encoding DUF190 domain-containing protein → MEGYLITFFTQQNREHESTPLADWIVEEAKRAGVRGATLFSGKEGFGHDGRFHSGNYFDFDDPPQLITMALTEEECDLLFPRLQKCSQHIFYTKSKAEFGFIS, encoded by the coding sequence ATGGAAGGATACTTAATCACCTTCTTCACTCAGCAGAACAGGGAGCATGAAAGTACCCCGCTGGCTGACTGGATAGTGGAAGAAGCAAAAAGAGCAGGAGTTCGCGGCGCGACTCTCTTTAGCGGTAAAGAGGGATTCGGTCACGACGGGCGGTTTCATTCAGGAAATTATTTCGACTTTGATGATCCGCCGCAGCTGATTACCATGGCCCTGACCGAAGAAGAGTGCGACCTATTATTTCCCCGCCTTCAGAAATGCAGTCAGCATATTTTCTACACCAAATCAAAAGCCGAGTTCGGTTTTATTTCATAA
- a CDS encoding DUF554 domain-containing protein yields the protein MIGPFINGGALLIGSVAGAMLGPKLNTNIRTRMPMVFGCASMGLGVAMIVKVKLLAPVMLALVVGSLLGEIIQLEALIQKAAAKARVVIEKLTRPSGDMSQEEFLDKFVALLVLFCMSGTGIYGSMTEGMTGDPTLLIVKSILDLFTAPIFASTMGFTVGILVFPQFAVQALLFLGASLILPLTTPDMLADFSACGGLIMLATGFRICGIKQFPVANMIPALLMVMPLSHFWTIYFT from the coding sequence ATGATAGGACCATTTATCAACGGAGGCGCACTGCTCATCGGCAGTGTTGCCGGGGCCATGCTCGGCCCTAAGCTGAATACCAACATCCGCACCCGCATGCCCATGGTTTTCGGCTGCGCCTCCATGGGCCTCGGCGTAGCCATGATTGTAAAAGTAAAGTTGCTGGCTCCGGTAATGCTGGCCCTTGTGGTCGGTTCACTGCTGGGGGAAATAATCCAGCTCGAGGCCCTGATTCAAAAAGCTGCGGCAAAGGCAAGGGTGGTAATCGAAAAGCTGACCCGGCCCAGCGGAGATATGTCACAGGAAGAATTCCTCGACAAATTCGTAGCCCTGCTGGTCCTCTTCTGCATGAGCGGGACCGGCATATACGGCTCCATGACCGAAGGAATGACCGGCGATCCTACCCTGCTGATAGTTAAATCAATCCTTGATCTGTTCACAGCACCCATATTTGCCTCAACCATGGGTTTCACTGTCGGGATTCTTGTTTTCCCGCAATTTGCGGTTCAAGCGCTGCTTTTCCTCGGAGCTTCGCTCATCCTGCCCCTGACCACACCGGACATGCTGGCCGACTTTTCCGCCTGCGGTGGACTTATAATGCTGGCTACAGGTTTCCGCATCTGCGGCATAAAACAGTTTCCGGTAGCTAATATGATCCCGGCCCTGCTTATGGTTATGCCCCTATCGCATTTCTGGACAATTTACTTTACATAG